The Silvanigrella paludirubra genome window below encodes:
- a CDS encoding phage baseplate plug family protein, translated as MALFEIPLLKSKYYEFSIPLDGTVFNFEFCWNERSERFFISLYDSEKNLIISSVPAVIKIPLFYGIKEKKLPNGKLFFIDTTNSLKKYIFQDFGTKIKLFYEGKG; from the coding sequence ATGGCTTTATTTGAAATCCCATTACTAAAATCTAAATATTATGAATTTTCGATACCTCTTGATGGAACTGTATTCAATTTTGAATTCTGCTGGAATGAAAGATCAGAAAGATTTTTTATCAGTCTTTATGACTCAGAAAAGAACTTAATTATTTCTAGCGTTCCTGCAGTTATAAAAATTCCACTTTTCTATGGAATAAAAGAGAAAAAACTACCAAATGGAAAACTATTTTTCATAGATACAACTAATTCATTAAAAAAATATATTTTCCAAGATTTTGGAACAAAAATAAAGCTTTTCTATGAAGGAAAAGGTTAA
- a CDS encoding baseplate hub protein, which yields MQFERNISIIVTPSIGGEGLIFENFRINFEVQKSIEKKVQNTAKIQIYNLGDNSFNFIKQNNMAVTIKVSRKEQAYKLLFFGKINRASKEKKDTDWIIKIESGDSGNAYNSAKLSKSYPEKTTHNNVFDDLKNELLKGNIIKGVKGVFASDNLFNNGFAAHGNVGNIMDNILTANNYEWQINNGILEIQKKGNSYQVIKLSSESGLVDSPEVTENGIKVTCLLQPEIAPLRQVYVESLYIKSVYIPSKVTHTGDNLEGKFLTTFETGEKKKK from the coding sequence ATGCAATTTGAAAGGAATATTTCCATTATTGTCACTCCTTCTATTGGAGGAGAAGGTTTAATTTTTGAAAACTTTAGAATTAATTTTGAAGTGCAAAAGAGTATTGAAAAAAAAGTACAAAACACAGCAAAAATTCAAATATACAACTTAGGAGATAATTCGTTTAATTTTATTAAACAAAATAATATGGCAGTAACAATTAAAGTCAGTCGGAAAGAACAAGCTTATAAGTTATTATTTTTTGGAAAAATCAATAGAGCTTCAAAAGAAAAAAAAGATACAGATTGGATTATAAAAATTGAATCAGGAGATTCTGGTAATGCATATAATTCAGCAAAATTAAGCAAATCATATCCAGAAAAAACTACTCATAATAATGTTTTTGATGATTTAAAAAATGAGTTATTAAAGGGAAATATTATAAAAGGAGTTAAGGGAGTTTTTGCTAGTGATAATTTATTTAATAATGGCTTTGCAGCGCATGGGAATGTTGGAAATATAATGGATAATATTTTAACTGCTAATAACTATGAATGGCAAATAAATAATGGAATTTTAGAAATACAGAAAAAGGGTAATTCTTATCAAGTTATTAAATTAAGCTCAGAAAGCGGCTTAGTGGATTCTCCTGAAGTCACTGAAAATGGAATTAAGGTCACTTGTTTATTGCAACCTGAAATTGCTCCGTTAAGGCAAGTTTATGTGGAAAGTCTTTACATTAAAAGCGTTTATATTCCTTCAAAAGTTACACATACAGGAGATAATTTAGAAGGTAAATTTCTAACAACATTCGAAACTGGTGAGAAGAAAAAGAAATGA
- a CDS encoding Gp138 family membrane-puncturing spike protein: MSTPSFYQIIYDAIDSNIKKIHTAMPAIVKSYDEKLQKISVQPCFMDKEIDVITGLEIPRPLPVIQSVPVLFPRTKLSYIHFPIDIGDYVLLIFLERSIDNYTQTGGLVESDSNYKHELSDCVALAGFYPFSQPMLGVNKKALQIVNSLSEIKLTDDGKIYLSNRGAVSTEAKLPDEPLVLGNILVEFANKLIESIDKIADALQKNIGVGNLGAPVTASPSLITELKKIQIDLKENKIIYLDNNETNINSNHFFGEK; encoded by the coding sequence ATGAGTACCCCATCATTTTACCAAATTATTTATGATGCAATTGATTCTAATATTAAAAAAATCCACACTGCAATGCCTGCTATAGTAAAATCCTATGATGAAAAACTTCAAAAAATATCTGTACAACCATGTTTTATGGATAAAGAAATTGATGTAATTACAGGTTTAGAAATTCCTAGACCGTTGCCAGTTATTCAATCTGTCCCTGTTTTGTTTCCAAGAACAAAATTGTCTTACATTCACTTTCCAATTGATATAGGTGATTATGTTTTATTAATTTTTTTAGAAAGAAGTATTGATAATTACACACAAACAGGAGGTCTTGTTGAATCTGATAGTAACTATAAACATGAATTATCCGATTGTGTAGCATTAGCTGGATTTTATCCATTTTCTCAGCCAATGCTTGGAGTTAATAAAAAAGCTTTGCAAATAGTAAATAGTTTATCAGAAATTAAGCTAACTGACGATGGCAAAATATATTTATCAAATCGTGGAGCTGTTTCTACAGAAGCGAAACTTCCAGATGAACCTTTGGTTTTAGGAAATATTTTAGTTGAATTTGCAAATAAATTAATAGAATCAATTGATAAAATTGCAGATGCTTTACAAAAAAATATAGGGGTTGGAAATCTAGGAGCCCCTGTTACTGCCTCTCCATCATTAATTACTGAATTAAAAAAAATACAAATTGACTTAAAAGAGAACAAAATTATTTATCTAGATAATAATGAGACAAATATAAATTCTAATCATTTTTTTGGAGAAAAATAA
- a CDS encoding baseplate J/gp47 family protein yields MDKKYGLTKAGFVKKDFLTCYSEISESFKNKINQNIDLSPTSVFGNIIGIYAERESLLWDGLQELSTTMNPNNATGIPLQNAISINGISKQEATASKVILTFYGKTGIKIPSGTGVAIPETSYQFNTKIDAVVAQNGIVEIEAECSILGEVKALAGTINKILNPIYNIESCTNKKDAVVGQFEETEEDLKIRRLQLLQRAGSATEKGIRAAIQKIEGVKTSILLNAEIANYIPSGSIHLYVEGGEPLAIANAINSSRGGGCLLYLDESSIKNTIKDSQGIDRIISFSRPKEKIIYLSIALKTNSDFPSNGYEQVKNAIIDYANKNLTIGKSLINSSLYVPINSVSGIIGIQIYQDLLPNPSNTLNISVEPIEYAKLDTSRINFIDWKGKF; encoded by the coding sequence ATGGATAAAAAGTATGGCCTAACTAAAGCTGGATTTGTAAAAAAAGATTTTCTTACTTGTTACTCCGAGATTAGCGAATCATTTAAAAACAAAATAAATCAAAATATTGATTTAAGTCCTACATCTGTTTTTGGAAATATCATTGGTATTTATGCAGAAAGAGAATCCTTATTATGGGATGGTTTGCAAGAATTGAGTACAACAATGAACCCAAATAACGCCACAGGAATTCCATTGCAAAATGCTATTTCGATTAATGGAATTTCAAAACAAGAAGCTACAGCTTCAAAAGTTATTCTTACATTTTATGGTAAAACAGGAATAAAAATACCTTCTGGTACTGGCGTTGCAATCCCTGAAACATCTTATCAATTTAATACAAAAATAGATGCAGTAGTTGCGCAAAATGGAATTGTTGAAATTGAAGCCGAATGTTCAATTTTAGGGGAAGTGAAAGCTTTAGCAGGAACTATAAATAAGATTTTAAACCCTATTTATAACATTGAGTCATGCACAAATAAAAAAGATGCGGTTGTGGGTCAATTTGAAGAAACAGAAGAAGATTTAAAAATCAGAAGACTTCAACTTTTACAAAGAGCTGGATCAGCTACAGAAAAAGGAATTCGTGCAGCAATACAAAAAATTGAGGGTGTAAAAACATCGATTCTATTAAATGCAGAAATTGCGAATTATATTCCTTCAGGCTCCATTCATCTTTATGTTGAAGGAGGAGAGCCTTTAGCAATTGCTAATGCTATTAATAGTTCGAGAGGTGGTGGCTGCCTTTTATATTTAGATGAAAGTTCAATTAAAAATACCATAAAAGATTCTCAAGGAATCGACAGAATAATTTCATTTTCTCGACCAAAAGAAAAAATAATCTATCTCTCAATTGCATTAAAAACAAATTCTGATTTTCCTTCAAATGGATATGAACAAGTTAAAAATGCAATTATAGATTATGCAAATAAAAATTTAACGATTGGAAAATCTCTTATAAATTCTTCATTATATGTCCCTATAAATTCTGTCAGTGGGATAATAGGAATTCAAATTTATCAAGACTTATTACCTAATCCTTCAAATACATTAAATATATCTGTAGAGCCAATTGAATATGCAAAATTAGATACATCAAGAATAAATTTTATAGATTGGAAAGGTAAATTTTAA